A genomic window from Cydia amplana chromosome 3, ilCydAmpl1.1, whole genome shotgun sequence includes:
- the LOC134662415 gene encoding monocarboxylate transporter 9-like, with amino-acid sequence MSRPKVTKVPPDGGYGWVVTFAYALNNVVVLPLIAGFGLVFQEAFHDVGLSATQGTLIITLNHGFGMLLSFFGGPVLRRFGYRKVAVTGAILISAGLMLTAFASSFWLFLFSYSILNSMGVASVMAAFSLAINSYFKEKRSRAVGVGMSITGLGTIYMPLLMSALIYAYGWRYAVLTLGAICLHSLVGAFLLRPVKWYMVTPPQEMVPLNKDEQVELINGGLPQNGTVPSLPQLEESKENGSVSVKSLSMRSLSNGLSLETRNAISHPDVYKKSQEPTSVLEYKWWESQEINLGSSINIFRENELHKKPGPEKEAFIEKTLEIESNKTLAQKFVDFFDLTLLRDPIFLNIMFGLSMAGCVETNFSLLFPIILKDMLRFETSQIANLMAVIGFSDTLFRLVSPFIGEWCNKSPRVMYIVSLAMVIFIRSIMLFTTSFIGMIFVALAMGITKGVRTVYMNIVIPNYVPLERLPFASGIQMFFNGIIIITLGTVLGKVRELSGNYRIPIVILNCVTMVTVIMWGAEFLYFKFKNKSNEEAKEATG; translated from the exons ATGTCTAGAccaaaagtaactaaagtaccGCCTGACGGAGGATACGGCTGGGTCGTCACATTTGCTTATGCTTTAAACAAT GTCGTGGTACTGCCGCTCATAGCCGGTTTCGGCCTAGTCTTTCAAGAAGCGTTCCACGACGTGGGCTTGTCAGCGACGCAGGGCACCCTGATCATTACCCTGAACCATGGGTTCGGGATGCTGCTCTCGTTCTTCGGCGGGCCGGTGCTGCGGCGCTTCGGGTACAGGAAGGTGGCCGTCACGGGAGCCATACTCATCTCAGCGGGGCTCATGCTCACGGCCTTTGCGTCCAGTTTCTGGCTCTTCCTGTTTTCTTATAGCATTTTAAATT CAATGGGAGTAGCATCAGTCATGGCGGCCTTCTCCCTAGCCATTAATTCATATTTTAAAGAGAAAAGGAGCAGAGCTGTTGGTGTCGGAATGTCCATTACAGGGCTCGGAACCATCTACATGCCTCTACTCATGAGTGCACTCATATATGCCTACGGGTGGAGGTACGCTGTGCTCACTCTGGGAGCAATTTGCCTACACTCTTTGGTAGGAGCTTTCTTACTTAGGCCAGTAAAATGGTACATGGTAACACCTCCCCAGGAAATGGTTCCGCTGAACAAAGATGAACAAGTAGAACTTATTAATGGAGGACTTCCACAGAATG GCACTGTACCATCGCTACCACAACTTGAAGAGTCGAAAGAAAATGGATCGGTGTCTGTCAAAAGCCTGTCAATGAGATCACTATCCAACGGTTTAAGTTTAGAAACCAGAAATGCCATTTCACATCCCGATGTGTATAAAAAGTCTCAAGAGCCAACATCGGTTTTAGAGTATAAATGGTGGGAATCTCAAGAAATCAATTTGGGTAGTTCGATAAATATATTTCGTGAGAACGAGCTTCACAAAAAGCCTGGACCAGAAAAAGAGGCTTTCATTGAAAAAACACTAGAAATTGAATCAAACAAAACGCTTGCTCAAAAATTTGTTGATTTTTTCGATCTGACTCTATTGAGAGATCCAATATTCTTGAACATAATGTTTGGATTATCAATGGCAGGATGTGTAGAGACAAATTTTTCCTTATTATTTCCTATAATTCTTAAGGATATGTTAAGATTTGAGACTTCGCAAATAGCAAACTTAATGGCTGTGATCGGATTTTCCGACACTTTGTTTCGACTAGTGTCTCCATTTATAGGAGAGTGGTGCAATAAGTCGCCCAGAGTCATGTACATAGTCAGCTTAGCTATGGTCATCTTTATAAGGTCAA tAATGTTATTTACAACTTCGTTCATTGGAATGATATTCGTAGCCCTAGCAATGGGGATAACGAAAGGGGTGCGGACGGTCTACATGAATATTGTGATACCGAACTACGTGCCTTTAGAACGACTGCCTTTCGCCTCTGGAATTCAGATGTTCTTCAATGGTATCATTATTATCACACTAGGTACCGTGCTAG gAAAAGTCCGCGAGCTATCCGGAAACTACAGAATACCGATCGTTATCTTGAACTGTGTCACGATGGTCACTGTAATCATGTGGGGTGCCGAGTTTCTCTACTTCAAGTTCAAGAACAAGTCTAATGAAGAGGCAAAAGAAGCGACCGGTTGA
- the LOC134662426 gene encoding uncharacterized protein LOC134662426 isoform X1 — MAVAPILPFILLSLVSRSICESSTGYNYNSGNGGTFGELLKPPPPPLSQIKPVPFHGGASRSQRQNVDPGYHYQPPPPPPPQALSSDFKFPAPFYKQYNFNFVPPPQPFTTPSSSLFQKVSGWLFPSQETEAVSAYNNNNNIAPIKKDCNPCNLVPWIPVIRYDLGGKSLQQSLIPTYGPPSPTAQNVVQFRPRPFYSQNQEVPHISTGIPHANYGPPSLDNNNGFLSSTYGPPSPTHTVANPTSSTFIPSSSFGSSSSYNSVSNSYDAQSSTYGQPSSLYNIPSSTYGAPSSSYGLPSSTYGPSISTYSTPTPLYDSPRPLTSTYLPVTPSYEPGVINNDLPQDNQIDIIQNTLPSEDLQLPKVSAPLGFKNSYGEPIPSTYGVDIPIPVSATAAESSKIRTEVLPLDGTKGLNPNHSLALAKPAPFTLNRGRNIHTLQPVALPNLSVSPLPPIFNARPFRPLPNLPLNHALGIKQVQPPSNNVNIQQSLPIAEYTHSIDYPISIVQSPVIDIDVGKISNQSKAYRNIPNGFIVDSFRDISSQASEDHIEATKSNQDSSFESTGVEVGNDLYEPNIPSDLKYKSGNHPSNHKNFADLRGVKDEDVDKYRTESNLQNIDSPLLYLKPGAPHKEYTNFVFSTSGPLNVDDYEIYDDISTTVAPKQSTFSSSAWDESRTDYSDAFSQPTAAQEDSNKPKIVQIIIPYTTGQQNKQTNEYEQSQEEWISTPEDDYLARKVPTNTENYYTVDSSTDSYTTPSTTTEEPTPTENDNYESERLNTHSILNDLYDVKEPPFDIIKLQQNIDDWTEQEFSKRFKTQSQRNRNNGKYAKQIPDEYFTTISPVTNSVTPSIYNYDFYDHEGSSSLRHSVTEDESLNTKSHKDNNNIDSTRSKLKDKNKENYEDLQKLHIYTAASSFRSSTTTPAPWETIQTSISPLTKEKVYVVTAKPWTESQNTTINDYEHIASFESKKTNLDNEASASDNLPFQSPRFSNRPSFTTGENIESVKSDSSYGFSRNWHQRINDLENEKKNNNSTSFPEGSQNISTNNKEDTHPTTVTAEPPENVSSEKSVTNKSNDQ; from the exons ATACTCCCGTTCATCCTACTATCTCTGGTCTCAAGAAGTATATGCGAATCCTCGACTGGATACAATTACAACAGCGGGAACGGGGGGACATTTGGGGAGTTATTAAAGCCACCACCGCCACCACTGTCCCAAATCAAACCGGTGCCGTTTCACGGAGGCGCCAGCAGATCGCAACGGCAGAATGTTGACCCGGGGTATCATTACCAACCTCCACCGCCGCCTCCACCTCAGGCGCTATCATCTGACTTCAAATTCCCGGCTCCTTTTTACaaacaatacaattttaattttgtacctCCTCCTCAACCTTTCACAACTCCGTCTTCTTCGCTATTCCAAAAAGTCTCCGGTTGGTTATTCCCTTCTCAAGAAACAGAAGCAGTATCTGCGtataacaacaataacaatatagCGCCTATAAAAAAAGATTGCAATCCCTGCAATCTAGTGCCATGGATTCCAGTAATAAGATACGATTTGGGAGGTAAAAGTTTGCAGCAAAGTTTGATACCGACTTATGGACCTCCGAGTCCCACCGCACAAAACGTGGTCCAATTTAGACCACGGCCGTTTTATTCACAAAATCAGGAAGTACCACACATATCAACTGGGATACCGCATGCAAATTATGGTCCACCTTCTCTAGATAACAACAACGGCTTCTTAAGCTCCACATATGGGCCACCGAGTCCAACTCATACTGTAGCAAATCCGACTAGCTCTACGTTTATACCAAGTTCATCATTTGGATCCAGTTCATCTTATAACTCCGTCAGTAATTCGTACGATGCTCAAAGTTCGACTTACGGACAACCCAGTTCGTTATACAATATTCCGAGTTCTACATATGGGGCACCTAGTTCATCGTATGGATTGCCAAGTTCAACTTATGGTCCCTCTATTTCTACTTACTCTACACCTACGCCATTATATGATTCACCGAGGCCTTTAACATCGACTTACTTACCTGTGACTCCCAGTTATGAGCCAGGAGTAATAAATAATGACCTCCCTCAAGATAATCAAATAGATATTATACAGAACACTCTTCCTTCAGAAGACTTACAATTACCAAAAGTTTCCGCTCCTTTAgggtttaaaaattcatacggGGAGCCAATTCCAAGCACCTATGGAGTGGATATACCTATCCCAGTATCGGCTACTGCAGCAGAGTCATCTAAAATAAGGACTGAAGTTTTACCTCTTGACGGGACTAAAGGATTAAATCCCAATCATTCATTAGCTCTGGCAAAACCAGCCCCATTTACTTTGAATAGAGGACGAAACATACATACGTTACAACCAGTTGCTTTACCGAACTTGAGCGTATCTCCATTACCACCAATATTTAATGCTCGACCATTCCGGCCGCTACCTAACTTGCCCTTAAATCATGCCCTCGGAATAAAACAAGTGCAACCGCCttcaaataatgttaatatacaACAAAGCTTGCCAATTGCAGAATACACTCATTCTATAGATTATCCTATATCTATAGTGCAATCTCCAGTTATCGACATCGATGTAGgaaaaatatcaaatcaatcgAAGGCTTACAGAAATATTCCTAATGGATTTATAGTAGATAGTTTTAGGGATATTTCTTCCCAAGCATCTGAAGATCACATTGAAgctacaaaatcaaatcaaGATTCTAGTTTTGAAAGTACTGGAGTTGAGGTTGGCAATGATTTATATGAGCCGAATATACCTTctgatttaaaatataaatctgGTAATCACCCTTCTAACCACAAGAACTTTGCTGATTTAAGAGGAGTTAAGGACGAAGATGTTGATAAATATCGTACAGAGAGTAATTTACAGAATATAGATTCACCATTATTGTATCTAAAACCTGGAGCTCCGCATAAAGAGTATACTAACTTCGTGTTTTCTACAAGTGGTCCATTAAATGTAGACGATTATGAAATTTACGATGATATTTCTACAACAGTGGCACCAAAGCAATCGACTTTTTCTAGTAGCGCTTGGGATGAAAGTAGAACCGATTATAGTGATGCGTTTTCACAACCAACAGCAGCTCAGGAAGATTCAAATAAACCTAAAATTGTTCAAATTATCATACCATACACAACTGGGCAACAGAATAAGCAAACAAATGAATACGAACAGAGCCAAGAGGAATGGATATCGACTCCTGAAGATGACTACCTAGCTAGGAAAGTGCCAACGAATACAGAAAATTATTACACTGTTGATTCTAGTACGGATAGTTACACTACGCCTAGTACAACAACAGAGGAGCCAACTCCCACAGAAAATGATAATTACGAATCGGAGAGATTGAATACCCATTCTATACTAAACGACTTGTATGATGTAAAAGAACCTCCCTTTGATATTATAAAACTTCAACAAAATATCGATGATTGGACCGAACAAGAGTTTTCTAAACGTTTTAAAACTCAATCTCAACGAAATCGTAATAACGGTAAATATGCTAAACAAATTCCAGACGAATATTTTACTACAATTAGTCCGGTTACTAATTCTGTGACGCCTAGCatttataattatgatttttatgatCACGAAGGATCAAGTAGTTTACGACATTCTGTAACTGAGGatgaaagtttaaatacaaaatcacacaaagataataataatatagatagtACCAGGTCTAAActgaaagataaaaataaagaaaattatgaaGATTTGCAAAAGCTTCACATCTATACCGCAGCGTCATCATTCCGATCTTCTACCACTACTCCTGCTCCATGGGAGACTATTCAAACATCAATATCTCCACTCACAAAAGAAAAGGTGTACGTGGTTACAGCAAAGCCATGGACTGAATCTCAGAATACGACCATAAATGATTATGAACACATAGCATCTTTTGAGTCTAAGAAGACGAATTTAGATAACGAGGCATCTGCCTCGGATAATCTCCCTTTTCAATCTCCCAGATTCTCCAATAGACCCAGCTTCACAACTGGCGAGAACATAGAATCCGTTAAATCCGATTCTTCGTATGGATTCTCTAGAAATTGGCATCAAAGAA taaATGACTTGGAGAATGAGAAGAAGAATAACAATAGTACATCGTTTCCAGAAGGTTCTCAGAATATATCCACTAACAATAAAGAG GATACACACCCCACTACAGTGACTGCAGAACCTCCTGAAAACGTCAGTAGTGAGAAAAGTGTAACAAATAAATCGAACGATCAGTGA
- the LOC134662426 gene encoding uncharacterized protein LOC134662426 isoform X2, which translates to MAVAPILPFILLSLVSRSICESSTGYNYNSGNGGTFGELLKPPPPPLSQIKPVPFHGGASRSQRQNVDPGYHYQPPPPPPPQALSSDFKFPAPFYKQYNFNFVPPPQPFTTPSSSLFQKVSGWLFPSQETEAVSAYNNNNNIAPIKKDCNPCNLVPWIPVIRYDLGGKSLQQSLIPTYGPPSPTAQNVVQFRPRPFYSQNQEVPHISTGIPHANYGPPSLDNNNGFLSSTYGPPSPTHTVANPTSSTFIPSSSFGSSSSYNSVSNSYDAQSSTYGQPSSLYNIPSSTYGAPSSSYGLPSSTYGPSISTYSTPTPLYDSPRPLTSTYLPVTPSYEPGVINNDLPQDNQIDIIQNTLPSEDLQLPKVSAPLGFKNSYGEPIPSTYGVDIPIPVSATAAESSKIRTEVLPLDGTKGLNPNHSLALAKPAPFTLNRGRNIHTLQPVALPNLSVSPLPPIFNARPFRPLPNLPLNHALGIKQVQPPSNNVNIQQSLPIAEYTHSIDYPISIVQSPVIDIDVGKISNQSKAYRNIPNGFIVDSFRDISSQASEDHIEATKSNQDSSFESTGVEVGNDLYEPNIPSDLKYKSGNHPSNHKNFADLRGVKDEDVDKYRTESNLQNIDSPLLYLKPGAPHKEYTNFVFSTSGPLNVDDYEIYDDISTTVAPKQSTFSSSAWDESRTDYSDAFSQPTAAQEDSNKPKIVQIIIPYTTGQQNKQTNEYEQSQEEWISTPEDDYLARKVPTNTENYYTVDSSTDSYTTPSTTTEEPTPTENDNYESERLNTHSILNDLYDVKEPPFDIIKLQQNIDDWTEQEFSKRFKTQSQRNRNNGKYAKQIPDEYFTTISPVTNSVTPSIYNYDFYDHEGSSSLRHSVTEDESLNTKSHKDNNNIDSTRSKLKDKNKENYEDLQKLHIYTAASSFRSSTTTPAPWETIQTSISPLTKEKVYVVTAKPWTESQNTTINDYEHIASFESKKTNLDNEASASDNLPFQSPRFSNRPSFTTGENIESVKSDSSYGFSRNWHQRINDLENEKKNNNSTSFPEGYTPHYSDCRTS; encoded by the exons ATACTCCCGTTCATCCTACTATCTCTGGTCTCAAGAAGTATATGCGAATCCTCGACTGGATACAATTACAACAGCGGGAACGGGGGGACATTTGGGGAGTTATTAAAGCCACCACCGCCACCACTGTCCCAAATCAAACCGGTGCCGTTTCACGGAGGCGCCAGCAGATCGCAACGGCAGAATGTTGACCCGGGGTATCATTACCAACCTCCACCGCCGCCTCCACCTCAGGCGCTATCATCTGACTTCAAATTCCCGGCTCCTTTTTACaaacaatacaattttaattttgtacctCCTCCTCAACCTTTCACAACTCCGTCTTCTTCGCTATTCCAAAAAGTCTCCGGTTGGTTATTCCCTTCTCAAGAAACAGAAGCAGTATCTGCGtataacaacaataacaatatagCGCCTATAAAAAAAGATTGCAATCCCTGCAATCTAGTGCCATGGATTCCAGTAATAAGATACGATTTGGGAGGTAAAAGTTTGCAGCAAAGTTTGATACCGACTTATGGACCTCCGAGTCCCACCGCACAAAACGTGGTCCAATTTAGACCACGGCCGTTTTATTCACAAAATCAGGAAGTACCACACATATCAACTGGGATACCGCATGCAAATTATGGTCCACCTTCTCTAGATAACAACAACGGCTTCTTAAGCTCCACATATGGGCCACCGAGTCCAACTCATACTGTAGCAAATCCGACTAGCTCTACGTTTATACCAAGTTCATCATTTGGATCCAGTTCATCTTATAACTCCGTCAGTAATTCGTACGATGCTCAAAGTTCGACTTACGGACAACCCAGTTCGTTATACAATATTCCGAGTTCTACATATGGGGCACCTAGTTCATCGTATGGATTGCCAAGTTCAACTTATGGTCCCTCTATTTCTACTTACTCTACACCTACGCCATTATATGATTCACCGAGGCCTTTAACATCGACTTACTTACCTGTGACTCCCAGTTATGAGCCAGGAGTAATAAATAATGACCTCCCTCAAGATAATCAAATAGATATTATACAGAACACTCTTCCTTCAGAAGACTTACAATTACCAAAAGTTTCCGCTCCTTTAgggtttaaaaattcatacggGGAGCCAATTCCAAGCACCTATGGAGTGGATATACCTATCCCAGTATCGGCTACTGCAGCAGAGTCATCTAAAATAAGGACTGAAGTTTTACCTCTTGACGGGACTAAAGGATTAAATCCCAATCATTCATTAGCTCTGGCAAAACCAGCCCCATTTACTTTGAATAGAGGACGAAACATACATACGTTACAACCAGTTGCTTTACCGAACTTGAGCGTATCTCCATTACCACCAATATTTAATGCTCGACCATTCCGGCCGCTACCTAACTTGCCCTTAAATCATGCCCTCGGAATAAAACAAGTGCAACCGCCttcaaataatgttaatatacaACAAAGCTTGCCAATTGCAGAATACACTCATTCTATAGATTATCCTATATCTATAGTGCAATCTCCAGTTATCGACATCGATGTAGgaaaaatatcaaatcaatcgAAGGCTTACAGAAATATTCCTAATGGATTTATAGTAGATAGTTTTAGGGATATTTCTTCCCAAGCATCTGAAGATCACATTGAAgctacaaaatcaaatcaaGATTCTAGTTTTGAAAGTACTGGAGTTGAGGTTGGCAATGATTTATATGAGCCGAATATACCTTctgatttaaaatataaatctgGTAATCACCCTTCTAACCACAAGAACTTTGCTGATTTAAGAGGAGTTAAGGACGAAGATGTTGATAAATATCGTACAGAGAGTAATTTACAGAATATAGATTCACCATTATTGTATCTAAAACCTGGAGCTCCGCATAAAGAGTATACTAACTTCGTGTTTTCTACAAGTGGTCCATTAAATGTAGACGATTATGAAATTTACGATGATATTTCTACAACAGTGGCACCAAAGCAATCGACTTTTTCTAGTAGCGCTTGGGATGAAAGTAGAACCGATTATAGTGATGCGTTTTCACAACCAACAGCAGCTCAGGAAGATTCAAATAAACCTAAAATTGTTCAAATTATCATACCATACACAACTGGGCAACAGAATAAGCAAACAAATGAATACGAACAGAGCCAAGAGGAATGGATATCGACTCCTGAAGATGACTACCTAGCTAGGAAAGTGCCAACGAATACAGAAAATTATTACACTGTTGATTCTAGTACGGATAGTTACACTACGCCTAGTACAACAACAGAGGAGCCAACTCCCACAGAAAATGATAATTACGAATCGGAGAGATTGAATACCCATTCTATACTAAACGACTTGTATGATGTAAAAGAACCTCCCTTTGATATTATAAAACTTCAACAAAATATCGATGATTGGACCGAACAAGAGTTTTCTAAACGTTTTAAAACTCAATCTCAACGAAATCGTAATAACGGTAAATATGCTAAACAAATTCCAGACGAATATTTTACTACAATTAGTCCGGTTACTAATTCTGTGACGCCTAGCatttataattatgatttttatgatCACGAAGGATCAAGTAGTTTACGACATTCTGTAACTGAGGatgaaagtttaaatacaaaatcacacaaagataataataatatagatagtACCAGGTCTAAActgaaagataaaaataaagaaaattatgaaGATTTGCAAAAGCTTCACATCTATACCGCAGCGTCATCATTCCGATCTTCTACCACTACTCCTGCTCCATGGGAGACTATTCAAACATCAATATCTCCACTCACAAAAGAAAAGGTGTACGTGGTTACAGCAAAGCCATGGACTGAATCTCAGAATACGACCATAAATGATTATGAACACATAGCATCTTTTGAGTCTAAGAAGACGAATTTAGATAACGAGGCATCTGCCTCGGATAATCTCCCTTTTCAATCTCCCAGATTCTCCAATAGACCCAGCTTCACAACTGGCGAGAACATAGAATCCGTTAAATCCGATTCTTCGTATGGATTCTCTAGAAATTGGCATCAAAGAA taaATGACTTGGAGAATGAGAAGAAGAATAACAATAGTACATCGTTTCCAGAAG GATACACACCCCACTACAGTGACTGCAGAACCTCCTGA